In the Aliarcobacter cryaerophilus genome, one interval contains:
- a CDS encoding PBECR2 nuclease fold domain-containing protein → MVKLDFQKTPQSIVDYLKNKQLTLTYNHYELLKQAHDKAFTVAKVTRMDLLNDIHSSLIEAIKTGRNFEAWKKSIIPTLEKKGWWGTQEIANPKTGEIKKVIINSNRLKKIYTINTRVAYQKHRYEEMMKLPLSTYWMYRCSFLENSRESHKAMHGTVLHRDHEFWIENYPPNDYICFCGVTAHSESDLKRRGLTPTQGKIQSIATEDWAYNVGKNTNVAALKKINLDDSLQYLPLLNSAKNDELKNLDYDGLKNRFYQSIGVKEGETFIDKTNDPILISDDFFKTLERSKINRKDRNYYILELADTLQNPDEIYLEFEKLKNTSDKYLDKDSRVVKKYMRYYKTEKGAKRALIVLVEYLKDKTAGVSAYVIDSAGTVENKRVEKLIYKKD, encoded by the coding sequence ATGGTTAAACTAGATTTTCAAAAAACTCCACAAAGCATTGTAGATTATCTAAAAAACAAACAACTAACTCTTACTTATAATCACTATGAGCTTTTAAAACAAGCTCATGATAAAGCCTTTACAGTTGCAAAAGTTACAAGAATGGATTTATTAAATGATATTCATAGTTCACTAATTGAAGCTATTAAAACTGGAAGGAATTTTGAAGCTTGGAAAAAAAGTATTATTCCAACACTAGAAAAGAAGGGTTGGTGGGGAACGCAAGAGATAGCTAATCCTAAAACTGGAGAGATAAAAAAAGTAATAATCAACTCAAATAGATTAAAAAAAATATATACAATCAACACAAGAGTAGCTTATCAAAAGCATAGATATGAAGAGATGATGAAGTTACCATTATCTACTTATTGGATGTATAGATGCTCTTTTTTAGAAAATTCAAGAGAGAGCCATAAAGCTATGCATGGAACTGTATTACATAGAGACCATGAGTTTTGGATAGAAAACTATCCCCCAAATGACTATATATGTTTTTGTGGTGTAACAGCTCATAGTGAAAGTGATTTAAAAAGAAGAGGATTAACTCCTACTCAAGGTAAAATACAAAGTATAGCAACAGAAGACTGGGCTTATAATGTAGGTAAAAATACAAATGTTGCAGCACTAAAAAAGATAAATTTAGATGATTCACTGCAATATCTTCCATTGCTTAACAGTGCTAAAAATGATGAATTAAAGAACTTGGATTATGATGGTTTAAAAAATAGATTTTATCAATCTATTGGAGTTAAAGAAGGTGAGACTTTTATTGATAAAACGAATGATCCAATATTAATATCAGATGATTTTTTCAAAACTTTAGAAAGAAGTAAAATAAATAGAAAAGATAGAAACTATTATATTTTAGAACTAGCAGATACTTTACAAAATCCAGATGAGATTTATCTTGAGTTTGAGAAATTAAAAAATACAAGTGATAAATACTTAGATAAAGATAGTAGAGTTGTAAAAAAGTACATGAGATATTATAAAACTGAGAAAGGTGCAAAAAGAGCCTTAATTGTTCTTGTAGAATATTTAAAAGATAAAACAGCAGGTGTGAGTGCTTATGTTATAGATAGTGCTGGAACTGTTGAAAATAAAAGAGTAGAGAAGTTAATTTACAAAAAGGATTAA
- a CDS encoding phage virion morphogenesis protein — protein sequence MQITLKLENIEAVKRKLEDIEGNITDTAPLMGEIANYLYNISKDSFDDEKDTRGNSWSPLSEVTKKYKGTSKLLYKAGDMQRGLISESNSNSAIVGITTVNEDDYFYPMVHQFGTNNAGRNKKVKIPQREFMPITIDGELYSEVKDEIEGITVEFIENIVKT from the coding sequence ATGCAAATAACACTAAAGCTTGAAAATATAGAAGCCGTAAAGAGAAAGCTTGAAGATATAGAAGGTAACATAACAGATACAGCTCCACTTATGGGTGAAATTGCAAACTATCTTTATAATATCTCAAAAGATAGCTTTGATGATGAAAAAGATACAAGAGGAAACAGCTGGAGTCCATTATCTGAAGTAACAAAAAAATATAAAGGTACATCAAAATTACTTTATAAAGCAGGTGATATGCAAAGAGGATTAATAAGTGAATCAAACAGCAACAGTGCTATAGTTGGAATAACTACTGTAAATGAAGATGATTACTTTTATCCTATGGTTCATCAATTTGGAACTAATAATGCTGGACGAAATAAAAAGGTTAAAATACCTCAAAGAGAATTTATGCCTATTACGATTGATGGTGAATTATATAGTGAAGTAAAAGATGAGATAGAAGGAATAACAGTTGAGTTTATAGAAAATATAGTTAAAACCTAA
- a CDS encoding S24 family peptidase, with protein sequence MSIISERFALAMNKKAINNAFLSKKYEISRQLVNNFFTNQKTLTDKLAEVCDGENINMNWLLTGKGEMFISNDTTKNSDNYFIDLLNVRAGAGEGIYNYVIETVDTISLDKSFFRTPINTNKIKGIQVDGDSMEPTLRDGDYVLIDENINFGTNGIYAIQYGGQILIKRLQFKMDGTILIISDNDKYDKEVFNPKENQLPFQVLGIKILSIQK encoded by the coding sequence GTGTCAATAATTAGCGAAAGATTTGCACTGGCAATGAATAAAAAAGCTATAAATAATGCTTTTTTATCAAAAAAATATGAAATTTCAAGACAACTTGTAAACAATTTCTTTACAAATCAAAAGACTTTAACTGATAAATTAGCTGAAGTTTGTGATGGAGAAAATATCAATATGAATTGGTTATTAACAGGAAAAGGCGAAATGTTTATCTCTAATGACACTACGAAAAATTCAGATAACTATTTTATTGATCTTCTAAATGTACGAGCTGGAGCTGGTGAAGGTATATATAATTATGTTATAGAAACTGTAGATACTATATCTCTAGATAAAAGCTTCTTTAGAACTCCAATAAATACAAATAAAATAAAAGGTATTCAAGTAGATGGTGATAGTATGGAACCAACACTAAGAGATGGTGATTATGTTCTAATAGATGAAAATATAAACTTTGGTACAAATGGTATATATGCTATTCAATATGGTGGACAAATACTTATAAAGAGGCTTCAATTCAAAATGGATGGAACTATCCTTATTATTTCAGACAATGATAAATACGATAAAGAAGTATTTAATCCAAAAGAAAATCAACTACCTTTTCAAGTATTAGGTATAAAGATTTTAAGTATTCAAAAATAA
- the istB gene encoding IS21-like element helper ATPase IstB, translated as MNQTTIINKINDLRYDGLKQAYLRQIEDISYNKLSFEERLYNLLESQEIFLHNKKISMNLKLSKIKDKQAAIEDIDYSIKRKIDISVIKDLANMNFIRNHQNIIITGKTGTGKSYISQALGNRAIIDGFRVYYTRVPTLLEEIKISRATGTYTNLLKKYSRFELLILDDFGTSTITTDDATNLFEIIEDITELNSTIITSQLPVSSWYNYLNNDTVADAILDRIIHSSHRIELEGESMRKLRSKINKI; from the coding sequence ATGAACCAAACTACAATAATAAATAAAATAAATGATTTAAGATATGATGGATTAAAACAGGCATATTTAAGACAAATAGAGGATATAAGTTACAATAAACTCAGCTTCGAAGAGAGATTATATAACTTATTAGAATCTCAAGAGATATTTTTACATAACAAAAAAATATCAATGAATTTAAAACTCTCAAAAATTAAAGATAAACAAGCAGCAATAGAAGATATAGATTACTCTATTAAAAGGAAAATTGATATATCAGTAATAAAAGATTTAGCAAATATGAACTTTATTAGAAATCATCAAAATATAATAATTACGGGTAAAACGGGTACTGGAAAATCATATATTTCACAAGCATTAGGCAATAGAGCAATAATAGATGGATTTAGAGTTTATTATACAAGGGTTCCAACTTTACTTGAAGAGATAAAAATTTCAAGAGCAACTGGAACATATACAAATTTATTAAAAAAATACTCTAGGTTTGAATTGCTAATTTTAGATGACTTTGGAACTTCAACTATTACAACTGATGATGCAACAAATTTATTTGAAATAATTGAAGATATAACCGAATTAAATTCAACAATAATTACTTCTCAATTACCTGTTTCAAGTTGGTATAACTATTTAAATAATGACACAGTTGCTGATGCTATTTTAGATAGGATAATTCACTCATCCCATAGAATTGAATTAGAAGGAGAATCTATGCGAAAATTAAGATCAAAAATCAACAAAATTTAA
- the istA gene encoding IS21 family transposase — MKKIKDILRLKFITNISYRQISRALNVPSSTVGDYCKRFEIIDKKIDEFLNLDDDEISQILFPEKSLPKSYKSRPIPDVEYIHKEITKKGVTFELLWQEYKEMHPDGYGCSQFKEYYYKYKRKLNPTMRQTYVAGEKMFVDYSGLTVPVINLKTGEVEKAQIFVSVLGLSGYTFVHATSSQKVEDFIKSHVEAFNFYEGVPKVIVPDNLKSAIISNNKNGIVFNENYAELSRHYNYAIEAARPYKPQDKAKVEQGVQAIQRWIIARFRNRSFFNIDEINQAINPLLDIYNNKIIKKIGKSRSELFIELEKSYLQQLPINRFIYKELKIATVNIDYHVELLKCYYSVPFKYLKERVEIKYSTTLVEIYHKSKIVATHPRLYKINDSSTIKEHMPLNHQYQSEKMNPQRLISWGENIGNETKEFVEKRLSEAPYPVKAYRTIIAILSLAKIYGKIELNLALSYAIKIDAKSVKSIESILSKKLYLVVANTTTSTLFNNHENIRGSDYYK, encoded by the coding sequence ATGAAAAAAATAAAAGATATATTGAGATTAAAGTTTATTACCAATATATCGTACCGTCAAATTAGTAGAGCTTTAAATGTACCTTCATCAACTGTTGGGGATTATTGTAAAAGATTTGAAATAATAGATAAAAAAATTGATGAATTTCTTAATCTTGATGATGATGAAATTAGTCAAATTCTATTTCCTGAAAAATCCTTACCAAAAAGCTATAAATCAAGACCAATACCAGATGTTGAATATATTCATAAAGAGATAACAAAAAAAGGTGTAACCTTTGAACTGTTGTGGCAAGAGTATAAAGAGATGCATCCAGATGGATATGGTTGTAGCCAATTTAAAGAGTATTACTATAAATATAAAAGAAAATTAAATCCTACAATGAGACAAACATATGTTGCTGGTGAAAAAATGTTCGTAGATTATAGTGGATTAACTGTTCCTGTAATAAATTTAAAAACAGGTGAAGTTGAAAAAGCACAAATATTTGTAAGTGTACTAGGATTAAGTGGATATACCTTTGTTCATGCAACTTCTTCTCAAAAAGTTGAAGATTTTATAAAATCTCATGTAGAAGCATTTAATTTTTATGAAGGTGTTCCTAAAGTAATTGTTCCTGATAATCTAAAAAGTGCAATTATTTCAAATAATAAGAATGGCATAGTGTTTAATGAAAATTATGCAGAACTTTCAAGACATTATAACTATGCAATAGAAGCAGCACGTCCATATAAACCACAAGATAAAGCAAAAGTAGAACAAGGTGTACAAGCAATTCAAAGATGGATAATAGCAAGATTTAGAAATAGAAGCTTTTTTAATATTGATGAAATAAATCAAGCAATAAATCCACTACTTGATATTTATAATAATAAAATTATTAAAAAAATAGGTAAAAGTAGATCAGAACTATTTATAGAACTTGAAAAATCATATTTACAACAATTACCAATAAATAGATTTATCTATAAAGAGTTAAAAATTGCGACTGTAAATATAGATTATCATGTTGAACTTTTAAAATGTTATTACTCAGTACCATTTAAATATCTAAAAGAGAGAGTAGAGATAAAATATTCAACTACATTAGTTGAAATATATCATAAATCGAAAATAGTTGCTACTCATCCAAGATTATATAAAATAAATGATTCTTCAACAATAAAAGAGCATATGCCTTTAAATCATCAGTATCAAAGTGAAAAGATGAATCCTCAAAGATTAATATCTTGGGGTGAAAATATTGGAAATGAAACTAAAGAGTTTGTTGAAAAAAGATTATCTGAAGCTCCATACCCTGTAAAAGCATATAGAACGATAATTGCAATATTGTCTTTAGCAAAAATATATGGAAAAATTGAGTTAAATTTAGCACTATCATATGCAATAAAAATTGATGCAAAAAGTGTTAAATCAATAGAATCAATTTTATCAAAAAAACTATACTTAGTTGTTGCTAATACTACAACATCAACACTATTTAATAACCATGAAAATATTCGTGGATCTGATTATTATAAATAA
- a CDS encoding DUF3164 family protein codes for MPKTNEKGMWRNKEGDYVHPDMITPDKQLEDETVEKLIIEAVKLQNQMIDFKVKAFEECYGFVDLLRQRYDMERITSKSGTVTLKSFDGTKVVEIQVAKLISFDQKLSLAKEKIDEYLTLKTDGADAEIQTLITRAFDVKNGKVDAKQILSLKAYPITHELWKEAMSMIDDAIEIVGTKSYIRFKHRKNDEVDGSLENIVLDIAGLEIVNGKD; via the coding sequence ATGCCAAAAACAAATGAAAAAGGAATGTGGAGAAACAAAGAAGGTGACTATGTTCATCCTGACATGATTACACCAGATAAGCAGCTAGAAGATGAGACTGTTGAAAAGTTAATTATAGAAGCTGTTAAGTTGCAAAACCAAATGATAGATTTTAAAGTGAAAGCTTTTGAAGAGTGTTATGGATTTGTTGATTTACTTAGACAAAGATATGACATGGAAAGAATTACATCTAAAAGTGGAACTGTTACATTAAAAAGTTTTGATGGAACAAAAGTAGTTGAGATACAAGTTGCAAAGCTTATATCTTTTGATCAGAAATTATCTTTAGCAAAAGAAAAGATTGATGAGTACTTGACATTAAAAACTGATGGAGCTGATGCTGAGATACAAACTTTGATTACTAGAGCTTTTGATGTTAAAAATGGAAAAGTAGATGCAAAACAAATTTTAAGTCTTAAAGCATATCCAATAACTCATGAGCTTTGGAAAGAAGCTATGAGTATGATTGATGATGCTATTGAGATTGTTGGAACTAAGTCATATATCAGATTTAAACATAGAAAAAATGATGAAGTTGATGGAAGTTTGGAAAATATCGTTTTAGATATTGCAGGTTTGGAGATTGTAAATGGCAAGGATTGA
- a CDS encoding putative phage abortive infection protein → MKYNGFNKLLLLIVTFVSLYAAFLLYIWFDNFDFIFSKEKPITPIAIEEQITIGKQIDKIEKFGQFGDYVGGTLNPLFAFFSFLILVFTIQLQRKQLNESAITQKKQLDFIEKQNFETTFFNMINLNNQIVNNLSLTKSNNSTNPILTVKEFYSIGGTNVNVVNDNNYTGKEVLSKLFEILNVFIKDNLKNNSYDPTNLYRAFLLEYQFLIDNYFRNIYNILKLIEQNKNIENKKTYSNILRAQLSNVELALILMNALYYHENKKLFYLLVKFEFMKPLNIVIISNEEDEQRIPFSKIFDKSYYSIVISHCLEQTSKMRLEKQHPEIKDFNNDTKIFGSNEYMKRYMDFIKSSSQEPQ, encoded by the coding sequence ATGAAATATAATGGTTTTAATAAATTATTACTATTAATTGTTACATTTGTAAGCCTATATGCAGCTTTCTTATTATATATCTGGTTTGATAATTTTGATTTTATATTTTCTAAAGAAAAACCAATTACACCAATTGCAATAGAGGAGCAAATTACAATAGGAAAACAAATTGACAAAATAGAAAAATTTGGACAGTTCGGTGACTATGTTGGTGGTACATTAAATCCTTTATTTGCTTTTTTTAGTTTTTTAATATTAGTTTTTACAATTCAACTTCAAAGAAAACAACTTAATGAATCAGCCATTACACAAAAAAAGCAATTAGATTTTATTGAAAAACAAAATTTTGAAACCACTTTTTTTAATATGATAAATCTAAATAATCAAATAGTAAATAATTTATCTCTTACAAAATCAAATAATTCAACAAACCCCATATTAACTGTTAAGGAATTTTATTCAATTGGTGGAACAAATGTGAATGTAGTGAATGATAATAATTATACAGGGAAAGAAGTATTGTCAAAATTATTTGAAATATTAAATGTATTTATAAAAGATAATTTAAAAAACAATAGCTATGATCCTACTAATTTATATAGGGCTTTCCTTTTAGAATATCAATTCCTAATTGATAACTATTTTAGAAATATATATAATATTTTAAAATTAATAGAACAAAATAAAAATATTGAAAATAAAAAAACTTATTCTAATATTCTAAGGGCCCAATTATCAAATGTTGAACTTGCTTTAATACTCATGAATGCTCTTTATTATCATGAAAACAAAAAATTATTCTATTTGCTTGTTAAATTTGAATTTATGAAGCCATTAAATATAGTAATAATATCAAATGAAGAAGACGAACAAAGAATCCCCTTCTCTAAAATATTTGATAAAAGCTATTATAGTATAGTAATTAGCCATTGCTTAGAGCAAACATCTAAAATGCGATTAGAAAAACAACATCCAGAAATAAAAGATTTTAATAATGACACTAAAATATTTGGCTCAAATGAATACATGAAAAGATATATGGATTTTATTAAATCATCTTCTCAAGAGCCACAATAA
- a CDS encoding DDE-type integrase/transposase/recombinase → MEFTAKDLIDKLNLTKMAVSKALKNIHFELKVVEGSTKPVKHYLYNDLPQRYKDKLVELGVVKEEKKDDSKLTNISKANFTKKYLLASPTKQKEAIAKCKLVEFYRKKTSSLNQKNWLEQTLKNDISFDILGSVSLKQLNDWIRKYKEAEDKQINIVESFIDARGASKGVKALDKTQQDTAVRYFLRASRPRISEIYRNMCHSFGDLMPSYDALNNFYKEWKRKNPLLNEFAKSPDSAKNKFLAAYGSADAKANYKNQFWELDSTPADVICADGKRYSVLAAIDIFSRRVVFHVAETSSSYSVSQLLRKAILKLGIPENVVVDNGKDYTSNHFESICTNLKINMNVVPPFSGDCKPHVERVFGTMARELFEQIPGYIGHSVAERQELQARKSFADKIKAQEKWRKEHALKTDEEKKAFRDAWKIKKENIGLDLTILLNPDELQSWIDNWTDKLYEQREHKGIKAKPISKWNDDPTAVQSIPDIRMLDLLLGESMIRRVGKKGIAFDGCNYAHINLVEFTGHQVYIMAGHDMGYILVYDENMNFICIAEDLENMGKDRYQVRGAKKKSQQLLRQIDKIIKEAQKIKDTTILDRIEAVEQVIDTNTIVVAKHTETIDRLLKDSIQIEQIDKKELEKSNRYDFKNKDEDGKATKILPSGRPVFESYFDRFVWDLKNNRVDHTTKKLAEKYPSIWEMAEKEAKVG, encoded by the coding sequence ATGGAGTTTACAGCTAAAGATTTAATTGATAAATTAAATTTAACAAAAATGGCAGTATCAAAAGCTTTAAAAAATATACATTTTGAACTTAAAGTAGTAGAAGGTAGCACAAAACCTGTAAAACATTATTTATATAATGATTTGCCTCAAAGATATAAAGATAAATTAGTAGAGCTTGGAGTTGTAAAAGAAGAGAAAAAAGACGATAGTAAACTTACTAACATTTCAAAAGCAAATTTTACAAAGAAGTATCTTTTAGCATCTCCAACAAAACAAAAAGAGGCTATTGCAAAATGTAAGTTAGTTGAGTTTTATAGAAAAAAAACATCAAGTTTAAATCAAAAAAATTGGCTAGAGCAAACACTTAAAAATGATATTAGCTTTGATATTTTAGGAAGTGTTAGTTTAAAACAATTAAATGATTGGATTAGAAAATATAAAGAGGCTGAAGATAAGCAGATAAATATAGTTGAATCTTTTATAGATGCTAGAGGAGCTAGTAAAGGTGTAAAAGCTTTAGATAAAACTCAACAAGATACAGCTGTAAGATATTTTTTAAGAGCAAGTCGCCCAAGAATTAGTGAAATATATAGAAATATGTGTCATAGCTTTGGAGATTTAATGCCTAGCTATGATGCTTTGAATAATTTTTATAAAGAGTGGAAAAGAAAAAATCCACTTTTAAATGAATTTGCTAAGAGTCCAGATAGTGCAAAAAATAAATTTTTAGCAGCTTATGGTAGTGCTGATGCAAAAGCAAATTATAAAAATCAGTTTTGGGAACTTGATAGTACTCCAGCTGATGTTATTTGTGCTGATGGTAAAAGATATTCAGTTCTAGCTGCTATTGATATATTTAGTAGAAGGGTTGTATTTCATGTAGCTGAAACATCAAGTTCTTATAGTGTTTCACAACTTCTTAGAAAAGCTATATTAAAACTTGGTATTCCTGAAAATGTAGTAGTTGATAATGGTAAGGACTATACATCAAATCATTTTGAATCTATATGTACCAATCTTAAAATCAATATGAATGTAGTACCACCTTTTAGTGGAGATTGTAAACCTCATGTTGAGAGAGTTTTTGGAACTATGGCTAGAGAGCTGTTTGAACAAATTCCAGGATATATAGGACATAGTGTTGCAGAGAGGCAAGAATTACAAGCTAGAAAATCTTTTGCTGATAAGATAAAAGCTCAAGAGAAATGGAGAAAAGAACATGCACTAAAAACAGATGAAGAGAAAAAAGCTTTTAGAGATGCTTGGAAGATTAAAAAAGAGAATATAGGACTTGATTTAACAATTCTTTTAAATCCTGATGAATTACAAAGCTGGATTGATAACTGGACCGATAAACTTTATGAGCAAAGAGAGCATAAAGGAATAAAAGCAAAACCAATATCAAAATGGAATGATGATCCAACAGCTGTGCAATCAATACCAGATATAAGAATGCTTGATTTATTACTTGGTGAAAGCATGATTAGAAGAGTTGGTAAAAAAGGTATTGCATTTGATGGGTGTAATTATGCACATATAAATCTTGTTGAGTTTACAGGACATCAAGTTTATATAATGGCTGGGCATGATATGGGCTACATATTAGTTTATGATGAAAATATGAATTTTATTTGTATAGCTGAAGATTTAGAGAATATGGGTAAAGATAGATATCAAGTAAGAGGAGCTAAGAAAAAATCTCAACAACTTCTAAGACAGATTGATAAGATAATCAAAGAGGCTCAAAAAATAAAAGACACAACAATCCTTGATAGAATTGAAGCAGTTGAGCAAGTCATAGATACAAATACAATAGTTGTTGCAAAACATACTGAAACTATTGATAGGCTTTTAAAAGATTCTATACAAATAGAGCAAATTGATAAAAAAGAGCTAGAAAAATCAAACAGATACGATTTTAAAAATAAAGATGAAGATGGAAAAGCTACAAAAATACTTCCAAGTGGAAGACCAGTTTTTGAAAGCTACTTTGACAGATTTGTTTGGGATTTAAAAAATAATAGAGTTGATCATACAACTAAAAAACTAGCAGAAAAATATCCAAGTATTTGGGAAATGGCAGAAAAAGAAGCAAAGGTTGGATAA
- a CDS encoding AAA family ATPase: MKEEFLHTQNYIKLEEAFQGLKELPMSAPKMGLGYGNYGLGKTISLEKITAKEDALLFRAVQTWTKSSVLREICNELNLDSQGQASYLYKRVIESLISEPRIIIVDEVDAILKSTKNEVLELFRDIHDETGVIVFFIGMEESNAKFKKHRHYYSRIVELVEFKPIVKEDIKKFCELSDVKIEDDLIDFFYAKYPNLRNIRVLLIRLEKYCELNGYESVDLKIFRESGVEHGK; this comes from the coding sequence ATGAAAGAAGAATTCTTGCATACGCAAAATTATATAAAACTAGAAGAGGCTTTTCAAGGTTTAAAAGAGCTTCCTATGTCCGCTCCAAAAATGGGCTTAGGTTATGGTAACTATGGACTTGGTAAAACAATAAGTTTAGAAAAAATAACTGCAAAAGAGGATGCACTTCTTTTTAGAGCTGTTCAAACTTGGACTAAATCATCTGTATTAAGAGAGATTTGTAATGAGCTTAATCTTGATAGTCAAGGACAAGCTTCATATCTTTATAAACGAGTTATAGAATCACTTATTAGTGAACCTAGAATTATAATAGTTGATGAAGTTGATGCAATATTAAAAAGTACAAAAAATGAAGTATTAGAGCTATTTCGAGATATACATGATGAAACTGGAGTAATAGTTTTTTTCATAGGTATGGAAGAGTCAAATGCTAAATTTAAAAAGCATAGACATTACTACTCAAGAATAGTGGAATTAGTTGAATTTAAACCTATTGTAAAAGAGGATATTAAAAAGTTTTGTGAACTTAGTGATGTAAAAATAGAAGATGACTTAATAGACTTTTTTTATGCAAAATATCCAAATCTTAGGAATATTAGAGTTCTTTTGATAAGGCTTGAGAAATATTGTGAATTAAATGGTTATGAGAGTGTAGATTTAAAAATATTTAGAGAAAGTGGTGTGGAACATGGAAAATAA
- a CDS encoding phage protein GemA/Gp16 family protein: protein MTQSQQTYKKSLIQKIQIVKHNVFIDDEQRKEFMLSRFGVDSTTKLSIDELKLLLDFCNRKVSDIPVSKATEAQLHKINTLWLDKAKNKSIEAMCSFTSKIAKRQVGFINELRKDEATKVIVALEKMI from the coding sequence ATGACACAATCACAACAAACTTATAAAAAAAGTCTTATTCAAAAAATACAGATAGTTAAACATAATGTTTTTATAGATGATGAACAGAGAAAAGAGTTTATGCTTTCTCGTTTTGGAGTTGATAGTACAACTAAACTTAGTATTGATGAGTTAAAACTACTTCTAGATTTTTGCAATAGAAAAGTAAGTGATATACCAGTTTCAAAAGCAACTGAAGCTCAACTTCATAAAATCAATACCTTGTGGCTAGATAAAGCTAAAAATAAAAGTATAGAAGCTATGTGTTCTTTTACTTCAAAGATAGCTAAAAGACAAGTTGGATTTATTAATGAGCTTAGAAAAGATGAAGCCACAAAGGTTATTGTGGCTCTTGAGAAGATGATTTAA
- a CDS encoding putative peptidoglycan-binding domain-containing protein: protein MARIEDAMKIISWVEHSNDNERVLHKNKGELGLTFFGIYQSAHPTLSIWNTINKALKIEPNIKKVGAILMKDSELLNQVNIFYKREFWDKMRLDEVNSQHIANEIFVFGVNVFYKTAIRVSQKLIGVEADGVIGPKTLAAINSFNENTFDREFDQYEIEYYKQVAINKPHIAHNLNGWIYRARYVTNELYQNSNFMIA, encoded by the coding sequence ATGGCAAGGATTGAAGATGCTATGAAGATAATCTCTTGGGTTGAACATAGTAATGACAACGAAAGAGTATTACATAAAAATAAAGGTGAGCTAGGACTTACCTTTTTTGGAATATATCAGTCAGCTCATCCAACTTTGAGTATTTGGAATACAATAAATAAGGCTCTAAAAATTGAACCAAATATTAAAAAAGTTGGTGCAATTTTAATGAAAGATAGTGAGCTTTTAAATCAAGTTAATATTTTTTACAAACGAGAGTTTTGGGACAAAATGAGACTAGATGAAGTAAATAGTCAGCACATAGCAAATGAGATATTTGTATTTGGTGTAAATGTATTTTATAAAACAGCAATTAGAGTATCTCAAAAATTAATAGGTGTTGAAGCTGATGGAGTGATTGGTCCGAAAACATTGGCAGCAATAAATAGTTTTAATGAAAATACTTTTGATAGAGAGTTTGATCAGTATGAAATAGAGTATTACAAACAAGTTGCTATAAATAAACCACATATTGCTCACAATCTAAATGGATGGATATATAGAGCTAGGTATGTAACAAACGAGCTTTATCAAAATAGTAACTTTATGATTGCGTAA